The Pochonia chlamydosporia 170 chromosome 1, whole genome shotgun sequence genome window below encodes:
- a CDS encoding ammonium transporter MEP3 (similar to Aspergillus terreus NIH2624 XP_001215956.1) has product MSYAHLGPPAVFNGTNDEIGGDSRSENLNQWYQSGDQAFIIISSCLVLLMVPGIAFLYSGLARRKSALSMLWVVMMSFSVIVFQWYFWGYSLAFGQTSNNGFIGDLKHFGLINVWATPSVGSPLIPALLFSFYEMMFCAVTAALTVGAVAERGRVIPGMVFTFFWATLVYCPLAYWVWNANGWGFKNGVLDYAGGVPVEIGSGVSALAYSWVLGRRNEKMMMNFRPHNISLITLGTMFLWFGWLGFNGGSAFGANLRAVMACWNSCLTAMFAAMTWCLLDFRLAKKWSMVGWCSGTISGLVAATPASGFIDPWASIALGVVAGVCCNFGTKVKFLVRIDDSLDVFAEHGIGGMVGLIFNAFFATGKVIGLDGVNTGAKGGFIDGNYKLLGWQIAAIVAASAYAFVMSAIIAKIIDVIPGLKLRASEEAELLGMDDDQHGEFSYDYVEVRRDFLAWSPPSGEPAHDGEMIEPQHGIQEHASMVRPMSVSDGPVEKKSSTSSVQDERETRTPSVTEKQD; this is encoded by the exons ATGTCGTACGCCCACCTCGGGCCACCGGCCGTCTTTAACGGCACCAACGATGAGATTGGCGGTGATTCCA GATCCGAAAACCTCAACCAATGGTACCAATCCGGCGACcaagccttcatcatcatctcctcatgcctcgtcctcctcatggTCCCCGGCATCGCCTTCCTCTACTCCGGCCTCGCGCGAAGAAAGTCCGCCCTCTCCATGCTCTGGGTCGTCATGATGTCCTTTAGCGTCATCGTATTCCAGTGGTACTTCTGGGGCTACTCGCTCGCATTTGGCCAGACCTCCAACAACGGCTTCATCGGCGATCTCAAGCACTTTGGGCTCATCAACGTCTGGGCCACGCCCTCTGTCGGATCGCCTCTCATCCCCgccctcctcttctccttctaCGAGATGATGTTTTGCGCCGTCACGGCCGCCCTCACCGTCGGGGCGGTCGCCGAGCGAGGTCGTGTGATTCCCGGCATGGTCTTCACCTTCTTCTGGGCGACGCTGGTGTACTGCCCTCTTGCGTACTGGGTCTGGAACGCCAACGGCTGGGGTTTCAAGAATGGCGTGCTGGACTACGCGGGCGGTGTTCCTGTCGAGATTGGCTCGGGTGTGTCTGCGCTGGCGTATTCTTGGGTCTTGGGCCGTCGCAAcgagaagatgatgatgaacttTCGCCCGCATAACATCTCGCTGATTACGCTGGGCACCATGTTTCTCTGGTTTGGGTGGCTCGGATTCAACGGCGGCTCTGCGTTTGGTGCTAACCTGCGTGCCGTCATGGCCTGCTGGAACTCGTGTCTGACGGCCATGTTCGCCGCCATGACCTGGTGTCTGCTTGACTTTaggctggccaagaagtGGTCCATGGTGGGTTGGTGCTCCGGCACAATCTCTGGTCTTGTTGCTGCTACGCCTGCTTCTGGATTCATCGATCCCTGGGCGAGTATTGCCCTGGGTGTTGTTGCGGGTGTGTGCTGCAACTTTGGCACAAAGG TCAAGTTCCTTGTCCGTATCGACGACTCCCTCGACGTCTTTGCCGAACACGGCATCGGCGGCATGGTcggcctcatcttcaacgccttCTTCGCAACCGGCAAAGTCATTGGCCTCGATGGCGTCAACACCGGTGCCAAGGGCGGCTTCATCGACGGCAACTACAAGCTCCTCGGGTGGCAGATCGCTGCTATTGTCGCCGCCTCCGCATATGCCTTTGTCATGtccgccatcatcgccaagatCATCGACGTCATTCCCGGCCTCAAGCTTCGCGCCTCAGAGGAGGCAGAGCTGCTGGGCATGGACGACGACCAGCACGGTGAATTCTCATACGACTACGTCGAGGTCCGTCGTGATTTCTTGGCCTGGAGCCCTCCCAGCGGGGAGCCCGCTCACGACGGTGAAATGATTGAGCCGCAGCATGGTATCCAGGAGCATGCCAGCATGGTTCGACCGATGAGTGTGTCTGATGGTCctgtggagaagaagtcgTCCACTTCGTCTGTGCAGGATGAGAGGGAAACTCGGACGCCGTCGGTGACTGAAAAGCAGGATTag
- a CDS encoding 3-phytase A (similar to Neurospora crassa OR74A XP_964408.2), giving the protein MASSLRPKHKRGDSAGYQPVYQEDDGGGSEPGVGDGVAGAGAEGDESGNADQGHESRVVARQDEFLARPSRSENRFRMATFVLAFLLVLLVGANAFLFLPAAFKGSDDACSCRPKDVPQYFQTSPELWAGPTPTGKSPFMGQTRVFDPTATYVPPEPLQTDMPVEGGSGNESIFKMMGFLSPYTPSPGFGVDEFPLPAGANILQVQMLSRHGSRYPTSGSEVARFGEKVANVSATFKPKGKLAFLHDWKYELGAEILVPKGREELFESGVLHNYMYGALYNPNSKIIVRTTTQDRMLKSAENWMAGFFGLEWTNNATIEVIIEEHGFNNSLAGSLNCPNAYTKGPGDSARRTWIKEYLQDAQKRFQSMTEGFEWTIEDVYAAQTMCPYETVAYGFSRFCDLFTYKEWRSFGYSIDLYFTSISGFHSPAGRAIGLGYQQEIMARLKNHTLGYSGSQINVTLDNNTETFPLNQSLYFDFSHDTNIVSILTAFGLRQFAEELPADRYPGEHNFTISHVTPFGARLDMEIIQTPKPLSPNRDGYLRGGQTKYIHFVLNQRTLPLGKSFPECDASRRDGWCELDTFIKVQDGMAAKANFDHACFGEYPAVKYGDVTDGAPP; this is encoded by the exons ATGGCCTCCTCGTTACGGCCCAAGCACAAACGGGGTGACTCAGCAGGTTACCAACCTGTTTATCAAGAGGACGACGGTGGCGGATCCGAgcctggtgttggtgatggtgttgctggtgctggtgctgagGGTGATGAAAGCGGGAATGCGGACCAAGGCCATGAGAGTCGGGTCGTGGCTCGACAAGATGAATTTCTTGCTCGGCCATCCAGATCCGAAAACCGCTTCCGGATGGCTACATTTGTCCTTGCTTTCCTCTTAGTCCTTCTAGTTGGGGCCAACGCCTTTTTATTTTTACCCGCGGCGTTCAAAGGAAGCGACGACGCTTGTTCTTGCCGGCCAAAAGACGTCCCTCAATATTTCCAAACGTCACCCGAACTCTGGGCAGGGCCGACTCCTACAGGCAAATCTCCGTTCATGGGCCAAACGAGAGTTTTTGACCCTACAGCCACATATGTGCCTCCAGAACCACTGCAGACGGATATGCCTGTAGAAGGGGGCTCAGGAAACGAGAGCATCTTCAAGATGATGGGATTTTTATCACCATATACGCCCTCTCCTGGATTTGGAGTAGACGAGTTTCCTCTACCCGCTGGCGCAAACATTCTTCAAGTCCAGATGCTCTCACGTCATGGGTCTCGATATCCCACGTCAGGATCAGAGGTTGCCCGCTTTGGCGAGAAGGTGGCTAATGTTTCAGCAACATTCAAGCCGAAGGGCAAGCTAGCCTTTCTCCACGACTGGAAGTACGAGCTTGGAGCCGAAATTCTCGTGCCAAAGGGTCGCGAGGAACTCTTTGAATCTG GTGTGTTGCACAATTACATGTATGGAGCGTTGTATAACCCCAATAGCAAAATCATTGTTCGCACGACT ACGCAAGACAGGATGCTGAAGTCTGCTGAAAATTGGATGGCCGGATTTTTCGGTCTAGAGTG GACCAATAACGCCACTATTGAAGTCATTATAGAGGAACacggcttcaacaactccTTGGCCGGATCATTGAACTGCCCAAATGCATATACGAAGGGTCCAGGGGACTCAGCTCGACGCACCTGGATAAAGGAATATTTACAAGACG CTCAAAAACGATTCCAATCCATGACTGAAGGGTTTGAATGGACAATCGAAGACGTGTATGCTGCTCAGACCATGTGTCCATATGAGACTGTAGCGTACGGGTTCAGCAGATTCTGCGATCTCTTTACCTACAAAGAGTGGCGTTCATTTGGTTACTCTATAGATTTGTACTTTACCTCCATTAGTGGATTCCACAGTCCAGCAGGG CGAGCCATTGGCCTTGGCTACCAGCAGGAAATCATGGCGAGGCTGAAGAACCACACTCTTGGTTATTCGGGCTCACAGATCAATGTTACGCTGGACAACAACACCGAAACTTTCCCATTGAATCAAAGCCTCTACTTCGACTTCTCCCATGACACCAACATAGTGTCAATTTTGACAGCCTTTGGCCTGAGGCAGTTTGCTGAGGAGCTTCCCGCAGATAGATATCCCGGCGAGCACAACTTTACCATCTCACACGTGACGCCTTTCGGAGCACGACTCGACATGGAAATCATCCAAACTCCGAAACCCTTGTCGCCGAATCGAGACGGTTATCTGCGTGGTGGCCAGACCAAGTATATTCACTTTGTTTTGAATCAGCGTACCTTGCCATTGGGAAAGAGCTTTCCCGAGTGTGATGCGTCTAGGAGGGATGGGTGGTGCGAATTGGATACCTTCATTAAAGTCCAAGATGGCATGGCGGCGAAGGCCAACTTTGACCATGCTTGTTTCGGAGAATATCCTGCTGTGAAATACGGAGATGTAACAGATGGTGCGCCTCCATAA
- a CDS encoding TfdA family oxidoreductase (similar to Cordyceps militaris CM01 XP_006671460.1), which yields MALEGNGPVVGSRIAHVQNLTFPVPLTEVSGLPTGFPRVLESPLAWSGGQFTCDSEYVLRLTESDLNEIDGALQEFKELGLDGDLVSTQNFQLPALGLKLFELRRDIYCGKGFGLIRGLNPQRYSVEDLTTIYLGIQCYIANRQGRQDKKGNMLVHIIADNSTRMKATHHRHSTAPITFHNEEAGDIVSWLTRSTAASGGKCIIASSYTVYNALATTRPDLVRILARSDWPFALPQFQCRPVMFNHEGRVITNFGRAALLGSASHIRPDRLPKVNGAQIEALDAIEAIAKATQLEISTQAGDIHFINNLAILHRREGFVDGSSTTEKRHLVRMRLRDDEIGWSIPDELKDEWHKAFNPNLNRVWHLEPMPDGFFPLRSQTN from the exons ATGGCTCTCGAGGGGAATGGACCAGTTGTTGGATCGCGGATTGCCCACGTCCAAAATCTGACATTCCCAGTCCCATTAACAGAGGTTTCTGGTCTTCCAACCGGATTCCCTCGTGTGCTCGAATCTCCTTTGGCATGGTCCGGAGGACAATTCACATGCGATTCAGAATATGTGCTCCGCCTCACGGAGTCCGACTTGAACGAAATCGATGGCGCCCTCCAAGAGTTCAAGG AACTCGGTCTGGATGGTGATTTGGTTTCAACTCAAAACTTCCAACTCCCCGCCCTTGGGTTGAAGCTTTTCGAGTTGCGCCGAGATATCTACTGTGGCAAGGGTTTCGGGTTGATCCGTGGGTTAAATCCCCAGCGCTATTCAGTTGAAGATTTGACCACCATCTACCTGGGAATCCAATGTTACATTGCCAACCGTCAAGGGCggcaggacaagaagggGAACATGCTGG TTCACATTATCGCGGACAACTCAACCAGGATGAAGGCCACACACCATCGCCACTCCACTGCCCCGATT ACGTTTCATAATGAAGAGGCTGGTGATATTGTAAGCTGGCTTACGAGAAGCACAGCGGCATCGGGTGGAAAGTGTATTATTGCTTCTTCTTACACGGTTTACAACGCACTTGCAACCACGCGTCCTGACTTGGTTCGCATACTCGCGCGGTCCGACTGGCCATTCGCATT GCCGCAATTTCAATGCCGCCCTGTTATGTTCAATCACGAAGGCAGGGTAATCACCAACTTTGGAAGAGCCGCCCTACTGGGCAGCGCAAGCCACATTCGACCTGATCGTCTCCCCAAGGTGAACGGTGCGCAAATCGAGGCTCTGGACGCCATCGAGGCGATTGCAAAGGCAACTCAGCTTGAAATTAGTACTCAGGCTGGGGATATTCACTTCATCAATAACTTGGCTATCCTCCACCGGCGGGAAGGTTTCGTCGACGGCAGCTCAACGACAGAGAAGCGGCACCTTGTCCGAATGCGACTTCGCGATGATGAAATTGGATGGAGCATCCCGGACGAGCTCAAAGACGAATGGCACAAGGCCTTTAATCCGAATCTAAACCGCGTGTGGCATCTTGAGCCGATGCCAGATGGCTTCTTTCCTCTGCGGTCGCAAACAAACTGA